A window of Aliarcobacter trophiarum LMG 25534 contains these coding sequences:
- the cmoA gene encoding carboxy-S-adenosyl-L-methionine synthase CmoA: protein MIDKVFNKTISKQFEFDEEVASVFDDMLERSVPFYKQMQKLSISFANNFLKDNSYVYDLGCSTASTLIELSKNSSFKLNLVGIDNSNAMLDHASKKANAFGVNIKLLNDDIFNVELKNASVVFSNYTLQFIRPINREKLVKKIYDSLEVGGVFIFSEKLVSQDSFLNKQFIDEYYSFKKAQGYSEFEIAQKREALENVLIPYTEEENKKMIKDAGFKHCETLFRWVNFATFIAIK from the coding sequence ATGATTGATAAAGTATTTAATAAAACAATTTCAAAACAGTTTGAGTTTGATGAAGAGGTTGCTAGTGTATTTGACGATATGCTAGAGAGGTCTGTTCCTTTTTATAAACAGATGCAAAAGCTCTCAATATCTTTTGCAAATAATTTTTTGAAAGATAATTCATATGTTTATGATTTAGGTTGTTCTACAGCTTCAACATTAATTGAGCTTAGTAAAAATAGTAGTTTTAAGCTAAATTTAGTAGGAATAGATAACTCAAATGCAATGCTAGATCACGCAAGTAAAAAAGCAAATGCTTTTGGTGTTAATATAAAGCTTTTAAATGATGATATTTTTAATGTTGAATTAAAAAATGCAAGTGTTGTTTTTTCAAACTACACTCTACAGTTTATTAGACCTATAAATAGGGAAAAACTAGTAAAAAAGATTTATGATAGTTTAGAAGTTGGTGGAGTTTTTATCTTTAGTGAAAAGCTAGTTTCTCAAGATAGCTTTTTGAATAAGCAGTTTATAGATGAGTATTATAGTTTTAAAAAAGCTCAAGGTTATAGCGAATTTGAGATAGCTCAAAAAAGAGAGGCTTTGGAAAATGTACTTATTCCTTATACTGAAGAGGAAAACAAAAAAATGATAAAAGATGCTGGATTTAAACATTGTGAAACTCTTTTTAGATGGGTAAATTTTGCAACTTTTATAGCAATCAAATAG
- a CDS encoding bifunctional riboflavin kinase/FAD synthetase gives MKKSSSTFVDKNSINSIAIGGFDGMHIAHQELFKNLCKNGAIISIETGYASLTPKSYRQEYTKYPIFYYDLNDIKSLEGFEFITMLKNDFKNLNKIVVGFDFCFGKNRAYKTDDLKKIFEGEVVVIPEIKLNDFPVHSRYIRDFLLNGDIEKANSFLGKEYKISGKHIVGQGLGKKEFVATINLNVNEFLLPQSGVYITTTIVDNIEYNSVSFLGHRSSTDGNFAVETHILNQNNLSVKDKNIEIKFLKQIRENRKFDSFIELKNEILKDIDIAQKYFY, from the coding sequence ATGAAGAAGAGTTCTTCTACTTTTGTAGATAAAAATAGTATAAACTCAATAGCAATTGGTGGATTTGATGGTATGCATATAGCTCATCAAGAGTTATTTAAAAATTTGTGTAAAAATGGTGCAATTATAAGTATAGAAACTGGCTATGCTTCACTCACTCCAAAGAGTTATAGACAAGAGTATACAAAATATCCAATATTTTATTATGATTTAAATGATATAAAAAGTTTAGAAGGATTTGAGTTTATAACTATGCTCAAAAATGATTTTAAAAACTTAAATAAAATTGTTGTTGGTTTTGATTTTTGTTTTGGAAAAAATAGAGCTTACAAAACAGATGATTTAAAAAAAATATTTGAAGGAGAGGTAGTTGTAATACCTGAAATAAAACTAAATGATTTTCCAGTTCACTCACGATATATAAGAGATTTTTTACTAAATGGCGATATAGAAAAAGCAAATAGTTTTTTAGGTAAAGAGTATAAAATTTCTGGAAAACATATAGTTGGTCAAGGCTTAGGAAAAAAAGAGTTTGTAGCAACTATAAATCTAAATGTAAATGAGTTTTTATTGCCACAAAGTGGAGTTTATATCACAACAACTATTGTAGATAATATTGAATACAACTCTGTAAGCTTCTTAGGACATAGAAGCTCGACAGATGGGAATTTTGCAGTTGAAACTCATATTTTAAATCAAAATAACTTAAGTGTAAAAGATAAGAATATAGAGATAAAGTTTTTAAAACAAATAAGAGAAAATAGAAAATTTGATAGCTTTATTGAACTGAAAAATGAGATTTTAAAAGATATAGATATTGCACAAAAATATTTTTATTAA
- the tlyA gene encoding 23S rRNA (cytidine-2'-O)-methyltransferase TlyA has protein sequence MRLDLYLTKNFDIQSRNKALELIKANKVNINGKVVSKASFLVDENMIIELLEEDFYVSRAAYKLKYFLQEQKIDLKDKTALDIGSSTGGFTQILLENGIKKVICVDVGSNQLHERVKHDKRINFFENCDIRDFKSDISFDIVTCDVSFISILNIIEEINSLDFKEIIILFKPQFEVGTLIKRDKKGVVKDKIAIEKAKDNFKSKAFSLGWKLKFNSVSKLIGKDGNEEEFFYFCR, from the coding sequence ATGAGATTAGATTTATACCTGACAAAAAACTTTGATATTCAAAGTAGAAATAAAGCACTTGAACTTATAAAAGCAAATAAAGTAAATATTAATGGCAAAGTTGTATCAAAAGCCTCATTTTTAGTCGATGAAAATATGATTATTGAGTTACTTGAAGAAGATTTTTATGTTTCAAGAGCTGCATATAAACTAAAATATTTTTTGCAAGAGCAAAAAATTGATTTAAAAGATAAAACAGCTCTTGACATTGGAAGTAGTACAGGAGGATTTACACAAATCTTGCTAGAAAATGGTATTAAAAAAGTAATTTGTGTTGATGTTGGAAGTAATCAACTACACGAAAGAGTAAAACATGATAAACGAATTAATTTTTTTGAGAACTGCGATATTAGAGATTTCAAAAGTGATATCTCTTTTGATATTGTAACTTGTGATGTCTCTTTTATCTCTATTTTAAATATTATTGAAGAGATAAACTCTTTAGATTTTAAAGAGATAATAATACTTTTTAAACCACAATTTGAAGTTGGAACTCTTATAAAAAGAGATAAAAAAGGTGTTGTAAAAGATAAAATAGCAATAGAAAAAGCAAAAGACAATTTTAAATCAAAAGCTTTTTCTTTGGGCTGGAAACTAAAATTTAATAGTGTTAGTAAACTTATAGGAAAAGATGGAAATGAAGAAGAGTTCTTCTACTTTTGTAGATAA
- a CDS encoding YigZ family protein — protein MKFVQKEFSAILDEKKSKFIAFLLPYSDFEKTMQKLRQEHPKAVHFVYAYRYLNEFSQIVENSSDDGEPRGTSGKPTLTVLSGANIINSAAIIVRYFGGIKLGTGGLVRAYSSSLNEAIKIAEFFEYKNLENHILECEYSFLGQLEYILNQNGIKIIDKEFQNSVEITIALTKDEFEILKSLLPREIKII, from the coding sequence ATGAAATTTGTACAAAAAGAGTTTAGTGCAATACTAGATGAAAAAAAATCTAAATTTATAGCTTTTTTACTTCCTTACAGTGATTTTGAAAAAACAATGCAAAAATTAAGGCAAGAACATCCAAAAGCAGTGCATTTTGTTTATGCTTATAGATATTTAAATGAGTTTTCCCAAATTGTTGAAAATAGTAGTGATGATGGAGAGCCAAGAGGAACAAGTGGAAAACCAACTTTAACAGTTTTAAGTGGAGCAAATATTATAAATAGTGCGGCAATAATAGTACGATATTTTGGAGGAATAAAACTTGGAACTGGTGGATTAGTAAGAGCATATAGTAGCTCTTTAAATGAAGCTATAAAAATTGCAGAATTTTTTGAGTATAAAAACTTAGAAAATCATATTTTGGAGTGTGAATATAGTTTCTTAGGTCAACTTGAGTATATTTTGAATCAAAATGGTATAAAAATAATAGATAAAGAGTTTCAAAATAGTGTAGAAATAACAATTGCTCTTACAAAAGATGAATTTGAAATTTTAAAATCTTTACTTCCACGAGAAATTAAGATAATATAA
- a CDS encoding type II secretion system protein GspD, with protein sequence MKWFLNIFFLFILTIQGFSNDYIDVNFTNLKLDEFVNIVSKVSNKNILVSEPLDINLNFVSNKKVKKDELLTILKTILEEHNYILEQKGDFLKIGKKLPPKKENSISKVYELKNIEVENIVKILESIIERNSYEEGLKPNISFIQETNSIVLTGQKDILEPFFELLKEIDKQKEQVYIQAKIIEVKNELVNKIGLSYGILKADSSSDGIMAISTSLNGGSKSLEDAATLLGIDVKKLNLKSGLALGASLNLLKQQGALDIVSEPSILAINNKESFIYVGEKISMQTSSSVTDGGTQRTNYEREDIGLTLKVKPRVSSNTKLTLEINTLLENLKVRSVGVSNPDTLKKEINTTAILSNGESVIIGGLIENKNEIVEEKVPVLGDVPIFGRLFRNESNLNKKNNLVIIVTPYIIQKNQDITYIRDKLTKLKELEERYLEESLSDLNVELKTKDKKELEDAQTLQEKRFKEFFQQQ encoded by the coding sequence ATGAAATGGTTTTTAAATATCTTTTTCCTTTTTATTCTTACTATACAGGGCTTCTCAAATGATTATATAGATGTAAATTTTACAAATCTAAAACTAGATGAATTTGTAAATATTGTGTCAAAAGTAAGTAATAAAAATATTCTTGTAAGTGAGCCTTTGGATATAAATTTAAACTTTGTATCAAATAAAAAAGTAAAAAAAGATGAACTTCTTACTATCTTAAAAACTATTTTAGAAGAACACAACTATATTTTAGAACAAAAAGGTGATTTTTTAAAAATTGGTAAAAAATTACCACCAAAAAAAGAAAATTCTATATCAAAAGTGTATGAGTTAAAAAATATTGAAGTAGAGAATATAGTAAAAATTTTGGAAAGTATTATTGAAAGAAATAGTTATGAAGAGGGATTAAAACCAAATATTAGCTTTATTCAAGAGACAAATAGTATTGTTTTAACTGGGCAAAAAGATATTTTAGAACCATTTTTTGAACTTTTAAAAGAGATTGATAAACAAAAAGAGCAGGTTTATATACAAGCAAAAATTATAGAGGTAAAGAATGAGCTTGTAAATAAAATAGGTTTATCTTATGGAATATTAAAAGCAGATAGCTCAAGTGATGGAATTATGGCAATATCTACTAGTTTAAATGGTGGTTCAAAAAGTCTTGAAGATGCTGCAACACTTTTAGGAATAGATGTAAAAAAACTAAATCTTAAATCAGGACTTGCCTTAGGAGCTAGTTTAAATCTTTTAAAACAGCAAGGGGCTTTAGATATTGTCTCTGAGCCATCTATTTTGGCTATAAACAATAAAGAGAGCTTTATTTATGTTGGAGAAAAAATATCTATGCAAACTTCAAGTAGTGTCACAGATGGTGGAACTCAAAGAACGAACTATGAAAGAGAAGATATTGGATTAACTTTAAAAGTTAAACCTAGAGTCTCAAGTAATACAAAACTTACTTTAGAGATAAATACGCTTTTGGAAAATTTAAAAGTGAGGTCAGTTGGAGTTAGTAATCCTGATACTCTTAAAAAAGAGATAAATACAACTGCAATTTTAAGTAATGGAGAGAGTGTTATAATTGGTGGATTAATAGAGAATAAAAATGAGATAGTAGAAGAAAAAGTTCCAGTATTAGGAGATGTTCCTATTTTTGGCAGACTCTTTAGAAATGAGTCAAATCTTAATAAAAAGAATAATTTAGTAATAATCGTAACACCATATATTATTCAGAAAAATCAAGATATCACATATATAAGAGATAAATTAACAAAGTTAAAAGAATTAGAAGAACGATATTTAGAAGAGAGTTTGAGTGATTTAAATGTTGAATTAAAAACTAAAGATAAGAAAGAGCTAGAAGATGCTCAAACTTTACAGGAAAAAAGATTTAAAGAGTTTTTTCAACAACAGTGA
- a CDS encoding radical SAM/SPASM domain-containing protein: protein MCNLECSFCPPKLFANKVMSLELFDRLNSEVKELTNELAYHVVGDPLVLGNLNEYLNISQKHNLKVNITTTANNISKRHYKALMNPIIKQINFSINSYNANSHKKSFDEYIEPILEFIKFSKENNHNYFINFRIWNLDDTKSAYDFNSKVFDKLNSFFNSSLDIDDIYKTKPKNLRVDRKIFINFDDYFAWPNINNEHISSCGFCYGLNSHFGILANGSVVPCCLDLDAKINLGNVEKNTLKEILDTPRAKAMIEGFRKNILVEELCQKCGYRTRFDKL from the coding sequence ATTTGTAATTTAGAATGTTCATTTTGTCCACCAAAACTATTTGCAAATAAAGTTATGAGCTTAGAGCTTTTTGATAGATTAAATAGTGAAGTAAAAGAGCTTACAAATGAGTTAGCTTATCATGTTGTTGGTGACCCTTTAGTTTTGGGAAATTTAAATGAGTATTTAAATATTAGTCAAAAGCACAACTTAAAAGTAAATATTACAACAACTGCAAATAATATCTCAAAAAGACACTATAAAGCTTTGATGAATCCTATAATAAAGCAGATAAACTTCTCTATAAATTCATATAATGCAAATTCACATAAAAAGAGTTTTGATGAATATATAGAGCCAATTTTAGAGTTTATAAAATTTTCAAAAGAGAATAATCATAACTATTTTATCAATTTTCGTATTTGGAATTTAGATGATACAAAAAGTGCCTATGATTTTAACTCAAAAGTTTTTGATAAATTAAATAGCTTTTTTAATAGTAGTTTAGATATTGATGATATTTATAAAACAAAGCCAAAAAACTTAAGAGTTGATAGAAAAATCTTTATAAATTTTGATGACTATTTTGCATGGCCAAACATAAATAATGAGCATATAAGTTCTTGTGGTTTTTGTTATGGTTTAAACTCCCATTTTGGGATTTTGGCAAACGGAAGTGTAGTTCCTTGTTGTTTAGATTTAGATGCAAAGATTAATCTAGGAAATGTAGAAAAAAATACTTTAAAAGAGATTTTAGATACTCCAAGAGCAAAGGCTATGATAGAAGGATTTAGGAAAAATATTTTAGTCGAAGAGCTTTGTCAAAAGTGTGGATACAGAACTAGGTTTGATAAACTTTAA
- a CDS encoding EI24 domain-containing protein, producing MNEIEILKRSFEDFFTGSILKLAFIPLVVALIILYIMFFGVVGFGYESLQLLANSAQSGGEVLIDETAPFYIVWFTYLLIFFFKYSFVSTFAITLIYVIGAIFVFHLGIIFALLIIGFLTPSVVKILHKKHYSKLELTPFGTITNAITNALKAIFVMLFLYILFIPLYFIPFINILAFYLPLYYFFHKLLNFDVASTILSKEQYKEIYKKNPIPFRFRTLALYFISTVPFITLFIAVFYVVYLCHAYFIELEKIQRIDEVL from the coding sequence ATGAATGAAATTGAGATTTTAAAAAGAAGCTTTGAGGATTTTTTTACAGGTTCAATATTGAAATTAGCCTTTATTCCCCTAGTTGTAGCTTTGATTATATTATATATTATGTTTTTTGGAGTTGTTGGTTTTGGTTATGAAAGCTTACAGCTTTTGGCGAATAGTGCACAAAGTGGTGGAGAAGTGCTAATTGATGAAACAGCACCCTTTTATATAGTTTGGTTTACATATTTATTGATTTTTTTCTTTAAATACTCTTTTGTTTCAACTTTTGCGATAACGTTAATATACGTTATAGGTGCTATTTTTGTATTTCATTTAGGAATAATTTTTGCTCTATTGATTATTGGATTTTTAACTCCTTCTGTGGTGAAAATATTGCATAAAAAGCACTATTCTAAGCTTGAATTAACTCCTTTTGGAACTATTACAAATGCTATTACAAATGCCTTAAAAGCCATTTTTGTAATGCTTTTTTTGTATATACTTTTTATACCTTTGTATTTTATTCCTTTTATAAACATTTTGGCATTTTATCTTCCTTTATACTACTTTTTTCATAAGCTTTTAAATTTTGATGTAGCAAGTACAATATTAAGTAAAGAGCAATATAAAGAGATCTATAAAAAAAATCCAATACCTTTTAGATTTAGAACTTTAGCTTTATATTTTATATCAACAGTCCCATTTATTACACTATTTATTGCAGTTTTTTATGTGGTTTATCTTTGTCATGCATATTTTATAGAGCTTGAGAAAATTCAAAGAATAGATGAGGTTTTATAA
- a CDS encoding inositol monophosphatase family protein, producing MKNIKKRVIKANIEILDYIEKSLKKEDFKYTKQIGFGGDETLKIDKIFEDIFIKNLKDYGNIFSEECGFLDFKKELTFIIDPLDGSNNFFSNIPYFGTSVALKKDGKIIAGFVANLANKTLVYKILNKKIKYISLLRGKKIIKVENGSSKVAVFERGYKYPNICKILNDKEMKFRVLGATALSLANARDFTFVLFKGNLREFDIDAGLFISNDLYIKKDEDMVFVTKYKEVFSSFNEIIKQF from the coding sequence TTGAAAAATATAAAAAAAAGAGTTATAAAAGCAAATATTGAGATTCTTGATTATATAGAAAAATCTTTAAAAAAAGAGGATTTTAAATATACCAAACAGATTGGTTTTGGTGGAGATGAAACTTTAAAAATTGATAAAATATTTGAAGATATTTTTATAAAAAACCTAAAAGATTATGGAAATATATTTAGTGAAGAGTGTGGTTTTTTAGATTTTAAGAAAGAGTTAACTTTTATTATAGACCCACTTGATGGAAGTAATAATTTTTTCTCAAATATTCCATATTTTGGAACATCTGTTGCTTTAAAAAAAGATGGAAAGATTATTGCTGGATTTGTAGCAAATTTAGCAAATAAAACTTTGGTTTATAAAATCTTGAATAAAAAGATCAAATATATCTCTTTATTAAGAGGTAAAAAGATAATAAAAGTAGAAAATGGCTCTTCAAAGGTTGCAGTATTTGAAAGAGGATATAAATATCCAAATATTTGTAAAATTTTAAATGATAAAGAGATGAAATTTAGAGTTTTAGGAGCAACAGCATTATCTTTAGCAAATGCAAGAGATTTTACATTTGTACTTTTTAAAGGTAATTTAAGAGAGTTTGATATTGATGCTGGGCTCTTTATAAGCAATGATTTGTATATAAAAAAAGATGAAGATATGGTATTTGTTACGAAATATAAAGAGGTTTTTTCCTCTTTTAATGAAATTATTAAACAATTTTAG